From Treponema sp. OMZ 787:
CTTGAGCAATAGATGGCAGGTACTTTGTATCGGTTACAAAGCTGAATTTTCGCCCCTTTCTTTTAGGCCCCATAACATCTTCGGGCCGAACCGTTTTTCCGTCAGCGGAGACTACATCATTTCCTCCTTGGAGCTTGGACCAAAGAGGCCCGCAAGGAACATTTAAAGCCTTTGCAGCTTCGGGATTAAATTCTCCAGGCCTCTCAAACTCTTCAAAGGTGTATCCCATGCATGGCTTTGTATGATCCAGCCAAAAGGAACGCACTTGAAATTCGTCGTCAGAATACACGATGCCCGGCTCCCTTATTTCCTTTACGATAATTTCGTAATTGATATACATATCCAAAACCTTCCGGCTGGTTTCCACATATTCGGCAACCTTGGGAGGGCCTATTATGTAAAGAGGATCTTCCCTGTCAACCTGAGACGAAAGCATGAGGAGACCAGGAAGGCCGGTTATATGGTCGGCATGGGTGTGGCTTATAAAAATCGCATTGATTCTTTTCCAGCGCAAATTGAGGCGGCGCAAGGCAACCTGAGTACCCTCCCCGCAATCGAATAAAAACAAATCGCCCTCACGGCGAAGTAAAACCGATGTTAAATGTCTATATGGAAGCGGCATCATCCCGCCGCAGCCTAAAATAAAAGCTTCAAGATTCATTGGAAACCGATTATAAGCGATTTTTTACAAAAAAGCAAGGCGGGGAAATATGCTTATATTAATAAATATGATTGACAAAATAATCAGTATCATATATAATACCATATAATGAAGGTGCCAATAATAGTTATAGATACAAATGTGA
This genomic window contains:
- a CDS encoding ribonuclease Z, with product MNLEAFILGCGGMMPLPYRHLTSVLLRREGDLFLFDCGEGTQVALRRLNLRWKRINAIFISHTHADHITGLPGLLMLSSQVDREDPLYIIGPPKVAEYVETSRKVLDMYINYEIIVKEIREPGIVYSDDEFQVRSFWLDHTKPCMGYTFEEFERPGEFNPEAAKALNVPCGPLWSKLQGGNDVVSADGKTVRPEDVMGPKRKGRKFSFVTDTKYLPSIAQEVRHSDFFVCEGMFEKGMEKDAAEKKHMTCTQAAQIAKDAEVKKMALIHYSPRYTDNELKVLLDHAREVFPNTILSKDRMNIQLEYED